The following coding sequences are from one Streptomyces sp. NBC_01294 window:
- a CDS encoding DNRLRE domain-containing protein, producing the protein MAIAVLDISTAAAAVEKGQLAAQNGPKVTHAADIASAGVAARLSGQRVEALSERTETSTTWVNKDGSLTSEVSAGPVRFKDPTTGDWRDVDITLASSPDGSVASKAHPRGLKLSGAVSQLRKSGQAAPSLRSAQTAAATDLVTLGQGDEAITLQWRGSLPAPKLDGTLATYENAVTGANVVVEATRTGFEQFVEVKNRPEPGFSYTLPLRTKGLKAEQQPDGSVLFTDKKSNKTATMPAPVMWDSSVDAASGEHTRRAKVDMKVVKTSGGIDLVITPDAGFLADPATKYPVTVDPSTSALGNLFDTYVQQGETVDWSNDTELDFGNPGTKNANGTFRTARSFITWNTAPVSDALISSAQLSLWNFHSGNTDCSAQPWEVWTSNGPTTASRWTNQPAMVDKLATSTQTKGNPGCGSQPDGWINADVTSLVQHWANNKWTFSSMGLRATDENNTKQWKRVNSANASANVPKLTVTYNYRPRTGTKQEVGPPFFSYGGVYSVNTVTPILRDTFIDANGDTVQGAYQIFDAASDTQVGDVLRSAFVPSGQAAPVTVPAGVLTSGKTYKFRSSPYDGTHYNLGWSAWKTFTVDTAAPSAPTGLTSTDYPANAWVKGAGQSGSFSVTPPGGGDHNWLEWSLDGATWTKVPTDGASGTKAIAVAPPKDGTHTLQVRAVDKADNKSDAVSYTFHAGPGGFVQPVAGERTARRLSLVAEADGGKFNNVSFSWRRSEADPWVQIPTGHVTSGGTPLTAWPVPMTDGKNAPLAWNATDTVNPDGTAQIKADFTGPNSASAATEPLTVVVDRNASGAATDEVGPGTVNLLTGDFALSGTDVSAFGLSVTRTASSRTPDKGAKQEGQASIFGKEWVSGTTAESEESQYANLRRISDTAVDVLDPDGNAVHFTANTAKNGWIPEPGSEDLTLTGSVSGNFTLSDTDGTVTEFTRIDPAASTWQVTSTLLNGLANTTTTVVSETVTVDGKKLARPKRVIAPTSAASAATCTATPTTKGCRALEFAYADSTTATDLVFGNFTGQVREIRLWSTEPGAANATSKVVQTYLYDKNGQLRQAWNPQLSAGLKTEYAYDTAGRVTGLTPSGELPWSFTYGQAGNAATAGDGMLLKASRSGLKQGTNDVLEGAAVTSVVYDVPLTGAKAPHAMGSADVKAWGQNDAPTDAAAVFPGDSVPSSHSGDALTSSSYQRADITYMNVSGRSVNTAKPGGHITTTEHDRFGNSVRELSASNRSLALGVTAEDRAAQNDLGIASLPSAERAVLLSTSSVYDAAGDRELEEFGPLRRIELTADLKSGTTVLAPAGTSATARSWTTNEYDAGRPTDGTAKVKDQPTRVTTGAQVREHPSVQGEPRVTQTEYDWAKGLPTKSIKDPGGLAITTTTEYDSQGRVTKQLLPGSNGTDAGTRVTTYWSATGIGTCQGRPEWADQICSTGPAGAITGGGSHPSQLPTSTVEYNWWGTAAKTTETANGVTRTTTTTYDNAGRPTVVAVTGGVGQAVPTTTTEYDPASGRAVKVTSDTGGTIVKSFDKLGRQTSYTDADGGTTTTEYDLLNRPVKTADNSPSTAAYTYDHAVEPRGLATKITDSIAGAFQATYDADGSVSSEKLPGGYTLKVEEDTTGSPLKRTYTRDSDNIVVLSDRVSESIHGQVTKHAGWSGQSYGYDAIGRLTSVEDTADTICTKRTYAFDNRTNRTALTSAAGTPGADCPLTGGTTTTHSYDSADRLLDSGYTYDAFGRSTTVPNSTVSYYASDMVHQQVSGSQRQTWQLDAAQRLRSWKTETGSGSSWTQTGSKVNHYDGDGDNPRWITEDAATGSLTRNVDSASGDLAATTSKTGDTVLQLTNIHGDVALQLPLDAGQAPVALDNDEYGNARTGQSATRYNWLGGKQRSSETLSGLMLMGVRLYNPTSGRFLSTDPVYGGGDNAYGYPGDPVNQFDLDGRFWGSIKKWVREQKRSHASLDMAYSATRFGLGIASFRYGGPVIKGASRLRWRHVRHPIRTAKYIRRACNTWGRCALTGFAISRSSRTYWHGRNTYRHANRYIGNFYGRMLNSMSPTSRYRSRKWKGYF; encoded by the coding sequence ATGGCGATAGCCGTCCTTGACATATCCACCGCTGCGGCGGCAGTCGAGAAGGGTCAACTGGCGGCGCAGAACGGCCCGAAGGTCACCCATGCAGCCGACATCGCTTCCGCCGGCGTCGCGGCCAGGTTGTCCGGTCAGCGGGTGGAGGCGCTCTCCGAGCGTACGGAGACCTCCACCACCTGGGTCAACAAGGACGGGTCCCTGACGAGCGAGGTATCGGCAGGCCCGGTGCGCTTCAAGGACCCGACTACCGGTGACTGGCGGGACGTGGACATCACGCTCGCCTCCTCCCCCGACGGCTCGGTCGCCTCGAAGGCTCACCCCCGCGGCCTGAAGCTGTCCGGTGCGGTAAGTCAGTTACGCAAGTCCGGCCAGGCGGCTCCGTCCCTGCGCTCGGCTCAGACAGCAGCCGCCACCGACCTGGTCACCCTCGGCCAGGGCGACGAGGCGATCACCCTGCAGTGGCGCGGCAGTCTGCCGGCGCCGAAGCTGGACGGCACCCTGGCCACCTACGAGAACGCCGTGACCGGTGCGAACGTGGTCGTGGAGGCCACTCGTACCGGCTTCGAACAATTCGTCGAGGTCAAGAACCGTCCCGAGCCGGGCTTCTCGTACACCCTGCCGCTGCGTACCAAGGGTCTGAAGGCCGAGCAGCAGCCGGACGGCAGCGTGCTGTTCACCGACAAGAAGTCGAACAAGACCGCGACCATGCCCGCACCCGTCATGTGGGACTCGAGCGTGGATGCCGCCTCCGGCGAGCACACCCGTCGGGCCAAGGTCGACATGAAGGTCGTCAAGACCTCCGGCGGCATCGACCTGGTGATCACTCCGGACGCGGGATTCCTGGCCGACCCTGCCACCAAGTACCCGGTCACCGTCGACCCGTCGACGTCCGCGCTGGGCAACCTGTTCGACACATACGTCCAGCAGGGCGAGACCGTCGACTGGTCCAACGACACCGAACTGGACTTCGGAAACCCGGGTACGAAGAACGCCAACGGCACCTTCCGCACCGCGCGTTCCTTCATCACCTGGAACACTGCCCCGGTCTCCGACGCGCTGATCTCCAGTGCCCAGCTGTCGCTGTGGAACTTCCACTCCGGGAACACCGACTGCTCGGCCCAGCCCTGGGAGGTGTGGACCTCCAACGGCCCCACCACCGCTTCGCGCTGGACGAACCAGCCGGCGATGGTGGACAAGTTGGCAACCTCCACCCAGACCAAGGGCAACCCCGGCTGCGGATCCCAGCCCGACGGCTGGATCAACGCGGACGTCACCAGCCTGGTCCAGCACTGGGCCAACAACAAGTGGACGTTCTCCAGCATGGGCCTGCGCGCCACTGACGAGAACAACACCAAGCAGTGGAAGCGCGTCAACTCCGCCAACGCCTCCGCCAACGTCCCCAAGCTGACCGTCACCTACAACTACCGGCCGAGGACCGGCACCAAGCAGGAGGTCGGTCCGCCGTTCTTCTCCTACGGCGGTGTCTACTCGGTCAACACCGTGACCCCGATCCTTCGCGACACGTTCATCGATGCCAACGGTGACACTGTCCAGGGCGCCTACCAGATCTTCGACGCGGCGAGCGACACCCAGGTCGGCGACGTCCTGCGCTCCGCCTTCGTGCCGTCCGGTCAGGCCGCGCCGGTGACCGTCCCCGCCGGGGTGCTCACCAGCGGCAAGACGTACAAGTTCCGTTCGTCCCCGTACGACGGCACCCACTACAACCTGGGCTGGTCGGCCTGGAAGACCTTCACGGTCGACACCGCTGCACCCTCCGCACCCACGGGTCTCACCTCGACCGACTACCCGGCCAATGCCTGGGTCAAGGGCGCCGGCCAGAGCGGCAGCTTCAGCGTGACCCCGCCGGGCGGCGGCGACCACAACTGGCTGGAATGGTCGCTGGACGGCGCCACCTGGACCAAGGTGCCCACCGATGGAGCCTCCGGGACCAAGGCCATAGCGGTCGCACCGCCCAAGGACGGCACCCACACTCTCCAGGTCCGGGCGGTCGACAAGGCCGACAACAAGTCCGACGCCGTGTCCTACACCTTCCACGCGGGCCCCGGCGGGTTCGTACAGCCGGTCGCCGGCGAGCGCACCGCTCGCCGCCTGTCCCTCGTCGCCGAAGCCGACGGCGGCAAGTTCAACAACGTCTCCTTCTCGTGGCGGCGCTCCGAGGCCGACCCCTGGGTCCAGATCCCAACGGGCCACGTCACCTCCGGCGGAACCCCGCTCACGGCCTGGCCCGTACCGATGACGGACGGCAAGAACGCGCCGCTGGCATGGAACGCGACCGACACCGTCAACCCCGATGGCACCGCGCAGATCAAGGCTGACTTCACCGGCCCGAACTCTGCTTCCGCCGCTACCGAGCCCCTCACCGTCGTGGTGGACCGCAACGCGAGCGGCGCGGCCACGGACGAGGTGGGTCCCGGCACCGTCAACCTGCTGACGGGTGACTTCGCTCTGTCCGGCACCGATGTCTCCGCCTTCGGGCTGTCGGTCACCCGGACCGCTTCCTCCCGGACCCCGGACAAGGGGGCCAAGCAGGAGGGCCAGGCGTCGATCTTCGGCAAGGAGTGGGTGTCCGGTACCACGGCCGAGTCCGAGGAGTCGCAGTACGCGAACCTTCGCAGGATCTCCGACACTGCCGTCGATGTGCTCGACCCCGACGGCAACGCTGTCCACTTCACCGCCAACACGGCGAAGAACGGCTGGATCCCCGAGCCGGGCTCCGAGGACCTCACCCTCACCGGCAGCGTGAGCGGCAACTTCACGCTGTCCGACACGGACGGCACGGTAACGGAGTTCACCCGCATCGACCCTGCCGCCAGCACCTGGCAGGTCACCTCCACGCTGCTGAACGGGCTGGCCAACACCACGACCACGGTCGTCTCTGAGACGGTGACGGTGGATGGCAAAAAGCTCGCCCGTCCCAAGCGGGTGATCGCCCCCACCTCGGCTGCCTCGGCCGCCACGTGTACCGCGACTCCTACCACGAAGGGCTGCCGGGCACTGGAGTTCGCGTACGCAGATTCCACCACGGCCACTGACCTGGTCTTCGGTAACTTCACCGGCCAGGTGCGGGAGATCCGTCTGTGGTCCACCGAGCCGGGTGCCGCGAACGCCACCTCCAAGGTGGTGCAGACGTACCTCTATGACAAGAACGGCCAGCTGCGCCAGGCGTGGAATCCGCAGCTGAGCGCCGGGCTGAAGACGGAGTACGCCTACGACACCGCAGGCAGGGTCACCGGTCTCACCCCGTCCGGAGAGCTGCCGTGGTCTTTCACCTACGGTCAGGCGGGCAATGCTGCCACCGCCGGTGACGGCATGCTCCTGAAGGCGTCCCGCTCGGGCCTCAAGCAGGGCACCAACGACGTGCTGGAAGGCGCCGCCGTCACCTCGGTCGTCTACGACGTCCCGTTGACCGGGGCCAAGGCCCCGCACGCCATGGGTTCCGCCGACGTGAAGGCCTGGGGGCAGAACGACGCCCCGACCGACGCGGCTGCCGTGTTCCCCGGGGACTCTGTGCCCTCCTCCCACTCGGGCGATGCCCTGACGAGCTCGTCCTACCAGCGAGCCGACATCACGTACATGAACGTCTCCGGACGTTCGGTGAACACGGCCAAGCCCGGTGGGCACATCACCACGACCGAGCACGACCGCTTCGGCAACAGCGTGCGCGAGCTCTCGGCCTCGAACCGGTCCCTCGCGCTCGGCGTGACCGCCGAGGACCGCGCCGCGCAGAACGATCTCGGCATAGCCTCCCTGCCTTCGGCGGAGCGGGCCGTCCTGCTGTCCACCTCGTCGGTCTACGACGCGGCGGGTGACCGTGAACTGGAAGAGTTCGGACCCCTGCGGCGGATCGAGCTCACTGCCGACCTGAAGTCCGGCACGACCGTGCTCGCCCCGGCCGGCACGTCGGCCACAGCGCGTAGCTGGACGACCAACGAGTACGACGCGGGTCGCCCCACGGACGGCACCGCGAAGGTCAAGGACCAGCCGACCAGGGTCACCACGGGGGCGCAGGTGCGTGAGCACCCGTCCGTGCAGGGCGAGCCTCGGGTCACCCAGACCGAGTACGACTGGGCCAAGGGTCTGCCCACGAAGTCCATCAAGGACCCGGGCGGTCTCGCGATCACGACGACCACCGAATACGACTCCCAGGGCCGCGTCACCAAGCAGCTGCTGCCCGGATCCAACGGCACCGACGCCGGCACCCGTGTGACCACGTACTGGTCCGCGACCGGCATCGGCACCTGCCAGGGCCGTCCCGAATGGGCGGACCAGATCTGCTCGACCGGACCTGCCGGAGCGATCACCGGCGGCGGTTCTCACCCGAGCCAGCTGCCGACCTCCACCGTCGAGTACAACTGGTGGGGCACCGCGGCCAAGACGACCGAGACCGCGAACGGCGTCACCCGCACCACCACGACCACCTACGACAACGCGGGCCGTCCCACGGTCGTAGCAGTCACGGGCGGGGTCGGCCAGGCCGTCCCGACCACCACGACCGAGTACGACCCGGCCAGCGGCCGCGCCGTCAAGGTCACCTCGGACACAGGCGGCACCATCGTCAAGTCCTTCGACAAGCTCGGCCGCCAGACTTCCTACACGGACGCCGACGGCGGCACGACGACCACCGAGTACGACCTTCTCAACCGTCCGGTCAAGACGGCTGACAACAGCCCGTCCACCGCTGCCTACACCTACGATCACGCTGTCGAGCCTCGCGGCCTGGCAACGAAGATCACTGACTCAATCGCAGGCGCCTTCCAGGCCACCTACGACGCCGACGGCTCCGTCAGCAGCGAGAAGCTGCCGGGCGGATACACACTGAAGGTGGAAGAAGACACCACCGGCAGCCCGCTGAAGCGGACCTACACGCGCGACAGCGACAATATCGTCGTACTCTCCGACAGGGTTTCCGAGTCCATCCACGGCCAGGTCACCAAGCACGCCGGCTGGTCCGGTCAGTCCTACGGCTACGACGCCATCGGGCGACTGACCTCCGTCGAGGACACCGCGGACACCATCTGCACGAAGCGGACCTACGCCTTCGACAACCGCACCAACCGCACGGCTCTCACCTCCGCAGCCGGCACCCCCGGCGCGGACTGCCCCCTCACCGGGGGCACGACCACCACCCACAGCTACGACAGCGCCGACCGGCTCCTGGACAGCGGCTACACCTACGACGCCTTCGGCCGCAGCACCACCGTGCCGAACAGCACGGTTTCCTACTACGCCAGCGACATGGTTCACCAGCAGGTCTCCGGCTCCCAGCGGCAGACCTGGCAGCTTGACGCCGCCCAGCGCCTGCGTTCCTGGAAGACCGAAACGGGAAGCGGCTCCTCCTGGACCCAGACCGGCTCCAAGGTCAACCACTACGACGGTGACGGGGACAACCCCCGCTGGATCACCGAGGACGCGGCGACCGGCTCGCTGACCCGAAACGTGGACTCAGCCTCCGGCGACCTGGCGGCCACCACCAGCAAGACCGGTGACACCGTCCTGCAGCTCACCAACATCCACGGTGACGTCGCTCTCCAGCTCCCGCTCGATGCCGGTCAGGCACCGGTGGCGCTGGACAACGACGAGTACGGCAACGCACGGACCGGACAGTCGGCCACCCGCTACAACTGGCTCGGAGGCAAGCAGCGCTCCAGCGAGACCCTCTCGGGCCTCATGCTGATGGGCGTCCGGCTCTACAACCCGACCAGCGGTCGCTTCCTGTCCACCGACCCGGTCTACGGCGGCGGCGACAACGCCTACGGATACCCGGGCGACCCCGTCAACCAGTTCGACCTCGACGGCAGGTTCTGGGGTTCGATCAAGAAGTGGGTGCGAGAGCAGAAAAGGTCCCACGCCAGTCTCGACATGGCGTACTCCGCCACGAGGTTCGGCCTGGGAATCGCATCCTTCCGGTACGGCGGCCCCGTCATCAAGGGAGCATCGCGACTGCGCTGGCGCCACGTGAGGCACCCCATCCGCACCGCGAAGTACATCAGGCGGGCCTGCAACACGTGGGGACGATGCGCACTCACAGGGTTCGCGATTTCTCGTTCATCGCGCACCTACTGGCACGGACGCAACACCTACCGCCACGCGAACCGGTACATCGGCAACTTCTACGGACGAATGCTGAACTCCATGTCCCCTACATCCCGCTACCGCTCTCGTAAGTGGAAGGGATACTTCTAG
- a CDS encoding TIGR03842 family LLM class F420-dependent oxidoreductase encodes MDFGLVLQTDPPASQVISLMRRAERNGFRYGWTFDSAVLWQEPFVIYSQILEHTRKLHVGPMVTNPGTRTWEVTASTFATLNDMYGNRTVCGIGRGDSAMRVAGRKPNTLARLGEAIDVIRDLAEGREALVDGNPIRLPWVRDGRLPVWMAAYGPKALALAGQKADGFILQLADLYLTEWMVKAVREAAAEAGRDPAEITICVAAPAYVGDDLAHARDQCRWFGGMVGNHVADLVTRYGEHSSMVPDELTEYIKARQGYDYSHHGRAGNPSTDFVPDEIVDRFCLLGPPEAHIEKLRALRDLGVDQFAVYDMHDAREATIDAYGQHVIPLFS; translated from the coding sequence ATGGACTTCGGCCTCGTCCTGCAAACCGACCCGCCCGCCTCGCAGGTGATCAGCCTCATGCGCCGCGCCGAGCGCAACGGCTTCCGCTACGGCTGGACCTTCGACTCCGCCGTGCTGTGGCAGGAGCCGTTCGTCATCTACAGCCAGATCCTGGAGCACACCCGCAAGCTCCACGTCGGCCCCATGGTCACCAACCCGGGCACCCGCACGTGGGAGGTCACCGCCTCCACCTTCGCCACCCTCAACGACATGTACGGCAACCGCACCGTGTGCGGGATCGGGCGCGGGGACTCGGCGATGCGGGTCGCCGGGCGCAAGCCCAACACCCTGGCCCGTCTCGGCGAGGCCATCGACGTCATCCGGGACCTCGCGGAGGGGCGCGAGGCGCTGGTCGACGGCAACCCGATCCGCCTGCCGTGGGTCCGCGACGGCCGGCTCCCGGTGTGGATGGCGGCGTACGGCCCGAAGGCCCTGGCCCTCGCCGGGCAGAAGGCGGACGGGTTCATCCTCCAGCTCGCCGACCTCTACCTCACCGAGTGGATGGTCAAGGCGGTCCGCGAGGCGGCCGCCGAGGCCGGCCGCGACCCGGCGGAGATCACCATCTGTGTGGCGGCCCCCGCGTACGTGGGCGACGACCTCGCGCACGCCCGTGACCAGTGCCGCTGGTTCGGCGGGATGGTCGGCAACCACGTCGCCGACCTCGTGACCCGCTACGGCGAGCACTCCTCGATGGTCCCGGACGAGCTCACCGAGTACATCAAGGCCCGCCAGGGCTACGACTACAGCCACCACGGCCGCGCCGGGAACCCGTCCACGGACTTCGTCCCCGACGAGATCGTCGACCGCTTCTGCCTGCTGGGCCCGCCCGAGGCCCACATCGAGAAGCTGCGGGCCCTGCGCGACCTCGGCGTCGACCAGTTCGCCGTGTACGACATGCACGACGCGCGGGAGGCCACGATCGACGCGTACGGCCAGCACGTCATCCCGTTGTTCAGCTGA
- the hydA gene encoding dihydropyrimidinase: protein MSIRTLIRGGLLVTASDEVHADVLIEDGRVAALAAHGSGAAAAWTADRTIDATGKYVIPGGVDAHTHMELPFGGTSASDTFETGTRAAAWGGTTTIVDFAVQSVGHSLREGLDTWYAKADGNCAVDYAFHMILSDVNEGTLKEMDLLVGEGVTSFKLFMAYPGVFYSDDGQILRAMQRGASNGGLIMMHAENGIAIDVLVEQALARGETDPRHHGEVRKVLLEAEATHRAIQLARVAGAPLYVVHVSAEEAVAELAAARDKGLPVFGETCPQYLFLSTDNLAEPDFQGAKYVCSTPLRPREHQAALWRGLRTNDLQVVSTDHCPFCFRGQKELGRGDFSKIPNGLPGVENRMDLLHQAVLDGHISRRRWIEIACATPARMFGLYPQKGTIAPGSDADIVLYDPHAEQVISAETHHMNVDYSAYEGKRITGRVDTVLSRGELVIDQREFTGRAGHGVFVPRSTCQYL from the coding sequence ATGAGCATCCGCACCCTGATCCGCGGCGGCCTCCTGGTCACCGCATCCGACGAAGTGCACGCGGACGTCCTCATCGAGGACGGCCGCGTGGCGGCCCTGGCCGCACACGGCTCGGGCGCCGCCGCGGCCTGGACGGCCGACCGTACGATCGACGCGACCGGGAAGTACGTCATCCCGGGCGGGGTGGACGCACACACCCACATGGAGCTCCCCTTCGGCGGCACCTCCGCCTCGGACACCTTCGAGACCGGAACCCGGGCCGCCGCCTGGGGCGGCACCACCACCATCGTCGACTTCGCCGTGCAGAGCGTGGGCCACTCCCTGCGCGAGGGCCTCGACACCTGGTACGCCAAGGCCGACGGCAACTGCGCCGTCGACTACGCCTTCCACATGATCCTCTCGGACGTCAACGAGGGCACCCTCAAGGAGATGGACCTCCTCGTCGGGGAAGGCGTCACCTCCTTCAAGCTGTTCATGGCCTACCCCGGCGTCTTCTACAGCGACGACGGACAGATCCTGCGCGCCATGCAGCGCGGGGCCTCGAACGGCGGGCTGATCATGATGCACGCCGAGAACGGCATCGCGATCGACGTCCTCGTCGAACAGGCCCTGGCACGCGGGGAGACCGACCCCCGCCACCACGGCGAGGTCCGCAAGGTGCTGCTGGAGGCGGAGGCCACCCACCGGGCGATCCAGCTCGCGCGGGTCGCGGGCGCCCCGCTCTACGTCGTGCACGTCTCGGCGGAGGAGGCCGTGGCCGAGCTGGCCGCCGCGCGCGACAAGGGCCTGCCCGTCTTCGGCGAGACCTGCCCGCAGTACCTCTTCCTGTCCACCGACAACCTCGCGGAGCCGGACTTCCAGGGCGCCAAGTACGTCTGCTCCACCCCGCTGCGCCCCCGCGAGCACCAGGCGGCCCTGTGGCGCGGCCTGCGGACCAACGACCTGCAAGTGGTCTCCACCGACCACTGCCCGTTCTGCTTCCGGGGCCAGAAGGAGCTCGGCCGCGGGGACTTCTCGAAGATCCCCAACGGGCTGCCGGGCGTGGAGAACCGGATGGATCTCCTCCACCAGGCCGTCCTGGACGGGCACATCAGCCGCCGCCGGTGGATCGAGATCGCCTGTGCCACCCCGGCCCGGATGTTCGGCCTATACCCCCAGAAGGGCACCATCGCGCCGGGCTCCGACGCCGACATCGTCCTCTACGATCCGCACGCCGAGCAGGTCATCTCCGCCGAGACGCACCACATGAACGTGGACTACTCGGCGTACGAGGGCAAGCGGATCACCGGACGCGTCGACACCGTGCTCTCGCGCGGCGAACTCGTCATCGACCAGCGCGAATTCACCGGCCGGGCCGGCCACGGGGTCTTCGTCCCCCGCTCCACCTGCCAGTACCTGTAA